A single region of the Acidobacteriota bacterium genome encodes:
- a CDS encoding phytanoyl-CoA dioxygenase family protein, with protein MNRGPQHPNEIVPVLWVDGPDAPQRMEGAVESGTITPAEARLLIEFRENGSLSTVVGDRGLCRDLAEEIDRLWSERPDDLPGCSHGDETLRPLADLPVDATRPGARIHEAQSHSRAARDLYLDPSLHRLAALLLGEPVIAIQSILFEYGSGQALHRDPYYVKTDPPGLLVAAWIALEDIHPDSGPLVYVPGSHHSTANDDVEEARVIFTPRSGEVLFWHPGLLHGGSPVADPHRTRKSYVIHFAARRHHRLIAHTITFGDDEPVRRIVGTRRLMKKGGAVGFANPLSRQGTSWVATLRHRFGI; from the coding sequence ATGAATCGCGGACCGCAGCATCCGAACGAGATCGTGCCTGTACTTTGGGTCGACGGGCCCGACGCTCCCCAACGGATGGAGGGTGCCGTCGAGTCGGGAACGATCACTCCGGCGGAGGCCCGGCTGCTGATCGAGTTCCGGGAGAATGGGTCGCTTTCGACCGTCGTCGGCGACCGCGGTCTCTGCCGGGACCTGGCGGAGGAGATCGACCGGCTCTGGTCCGAGCGTCCTGATGATCTGCCGGGATGCTCGCACGGGGACGAGACGCTCCGGCCGCTCGCGGACCTTCCGGTCGATGCGACACGCCCGGGTGCTCGCATCCACGAAGCGCAGTCCCATTCGCGGGCCGCGCGCGACCTCTATCTCGACCCCTCGCTTCATCGGCTCGCGGCGCTCCTTCTCGGGGAGCCGGTGATCGCCATCCAGTCGATCCTGTTCGAGTACGGATCGGGGCAGGCGCTTCACCGCGATCCCTACTATGTGAAGACCGACCCGCCGGGACTCCTCGTCGCCGCCTGGATCGCGCTCGAGGACATTCATCCCGACTCCGGCCCTCTCGTCTACGTTCCCGGCTCGCATCACTCGACCGCGAACGACGACGTGGAGGAAGCGCGTGTGATCTTCACCCCGAGGAGTGGGGAAGTGCTCTTCTGGCATCCGGGTCTTCTCCACGGTGGTTCACCAGTCGCGGATCCCCACCGGACGCGAAAGAGCTACGTGATTCATTTCGCAGCCCGCCGGCACCATCGGCTGATCGCTCACACGATTACCTTCGGCGATGATGAGCCGGTCCGGCGGATCGTCGGTACGCGACGGCTGATGAAAAAAGGGGGAGCTGTCGGTTTCGCGAATCCTCTTTCGCGCCAGGGGACGAGCTGGGTCGCTACGCTGCGTCATCGTTTCGGCATCTGA
- a CDS encoding tRNA-binding protein, giving the protein MKEIEWRDFERVELRVGTIVEVLDFPEARKSAWKVTVDFGEGIGLRRSSAQITTHYSKEDLIGRQIIGVVNFPPKQIGPVKSEVLITGFADAEGAIVLAVPERRVPDGAKLC; this is encoded by the coding sequence ATGAAAGAGATCGAGTGGAGAGACTTCGAACGGGTGGAGCTGAGAGTCGGGACGATCGTGGAGGTGCTCGATTTTCCGGAAGCACGGAAGTCGGCCTGGAAGGTCACGGTGGACTTCGGGGAAGGGATCGGCCTCCGGAGATCGAGCGCGCAGATAACGACGCACTATTCGAAAGAAGATCTCATAGGTCGTCAGATCATCGGGGTGGTGAACTTCCCGCCGAAGCAGATCGGCCCGGTTAAATCCGAGGTTCTGATCACCGGTTTCGCCGACGCGGAGGGAGCGATCGTTCTGGCGGTCCCGGAGCGGCGGGTGCCCGATGGCGCGAAGCTCTGCTGA
- a CDS encoding outer membrane beta-barrel protein yields the protein MKRLLISTALVAGLFALPAEGRIVDVTAWYGWIDLSGDTTLESIDPDEIDDVDIDFDSETGYGLGLNFFIGNRLSLAASIHRFEPDAFATAANPALPPLALGELEVVPLSAVLQLHLLPNSAFDPYIGVGVGYVLVDDLESRDDVEQIELDRVELEDDYGVVFNLGFSFDLTSAFALNVDAKYIPVESAATVVFLAGPEEQGEIEVNPLILSAGLSFQF from the coding sequence ATGAAACGACTTCTGATTTCCACTGCTCTGGTGGCGGGGCTCTTCGCGCTGCCGGCGGAGGGGAGAATCGTCGATGTGACCGCATGGTATGGCTGGATCGATCTGAGCGGAGACACGACCCTGGAATCGATCGACCCCGACGAGATCGATGATGTCGACATCGATTTCGATTCGGAGACCGGGTATGGCCTCGGGCTGAACTTCTTCATCGGCAACCGCCTCTCGCTCGCCGCATCGATTCACCGGTTCGAGCCGGATGCCTTCGCGACGGCCGCCAACCCGGCGCTGCCGCCCCTCGCCCTCGGTGAGCTGGAGGTAGTCCCGCTGAGTGCGGTGCTTCAACTCCACCTCCTGCCCAACTCGGCTTTCGATCCCTACATCGGTGTAGGAGTCGGCTACGTTCTCGTCGATGACCTCGAGAGCCGCGACGATGTCGAGCAGATCGAGCTCGACCGGGTCGAGCTCGAGGACGATTACGGGGTCGTCTTCAACCTCGGGTTCAGCTTCGATCTGACGAGCGCGTTCGCGCTCAATGTCGACGCGAAGTACATTCCGGTCGAGTCGGCTGCAACTGTCGTCTTTCTCGCGGGCCCTGAGGAGCAGGGCGAGATCGAAGTCAATCCGCTGATTCTTTCGGCCGGATTGTCGTTCCAGTTCTAG